A genomic region of Oikeobacillus pervagus contains the following coding sequences:
- the tmk gene encoding dTMP kinase — MGKGLFITVEGPEGAGKTTILTKLANTLKENGHHVLLTREPGGIAISEQIREVILNKENIMMDAKTEALLYAAARRQHLVEKVIPHLEKGAIVLCDRFIDSSLVYQGYARGLGIEEVLTINQFAIENTMPDVTLLFDLDPEIGLERIKANEEREVNRLDLETLEFHQRVREGYLLVQKRFSERIIKVNAELPLVEVYEEVWNVIKKIMEQQSE, encoded by the coding sequence ATGGGAAAAGGGCTGTTTATTACAGTAGAAGGTCCTGAGGGGGCTGGTAAAACAACGATTTTAACCAAATTAGCGAATACATTAAAAGAAAATGGCCATCATGTCTTGCTTACGAGAGAACCGGGTGGCATTGCTATTTCTGAACAAATTAGAGAAGTAATATTGAATAAAGAGAATATTATGATGGACGCGAAAACGGAAGCATTACTATATGCTGCAGCCCGCAGACAGCATTTAGTGGAAAAAGTGATCCCTCATTTAGAAAAAGGAGCTATCGTACTTTGCGACCGTTTTATTGATAGTTCACTTGTATATCAGGGATATGCCCGCGGGTTAGGGATCGAAGAAGTACTCACCATTAATCAATTCGCGATTGAAAACACTATGCCAGATGTGACGCTTTTATTCGATCTTGATCCAGAAATTGGACTGGAACGAATAAAGGCAAACGAAGAAAGAGAAGTGAATCGTTTAGACTTAGAAACGCTTGAATTTCATCAACGTGTACGTGAAGGATATTTATTAGTACAAAAGCGATTTTCTGAAAGAATCATAAAGGTGAATGCTGAATTGCCACTGGTCGAAGTGTATGAAGAAGTATGGAATGTGATAAAAAAAATTATGGAGCAACAGAGTGAATGA